The genomic region GAAggacctggggtggggcaggcccTTTCCAAGAGCCGACTTCCTCCCTGCGTGCTTTCTCTTGACAAACCTTAAAAGATCCTTGGCTGTAGGTGACCTGAtctggggcaggaggaaaggtGTGGGTGCACAGATACGCCGGCCCTGCGCTCCCAGCTGCTGCCCCACGGCCTGgagcctcctgcctcccaccacaGCCGGCTCCTCCCGTCATGGAGCGCCCCCGTTCTCACTCCCGGGGACCCTTGAGAGATGCTGGAGGCTCCCCCGGGACAGGCAACACAGACTGCTGGATCCTGACCTGTGAGCACAAAACACCCAGAACCTGACACTCATGGGTGGTCCACCTCTTGGAGCCAGCCAAGTCACCCAGTTACAAAGCACGAGGAAAGAGAAGTTCtggagaaagcagaaggaagctGACATGGGGAGAGGGGACCCTGATTTGGGGCTGAGCTCTACCTGGGGCCACCTCCTACATCCGGGGCTCACCCTGCAAATGGTCAAAACTCTGGCAACCTAATTGCGCTTCCTGGCCCTTCTTCCCTGGTGAGCACAAACACATCCCCTAAACTTAAGCATGGTCCAGCAGGAGCCCTGGGGTCCTGTAATGGGGGCCCCCCAAGGCTCAGCTCCCGTGACGACCACTGTGATCAACATCCGCAGTGAGACAGCCGTGCGCGACCACATCGTCTGGTCCCTGTTCAACACCATCTTCATGAACTGGTGCTGCCTGGGCTTCGTGGCCTTCGCCTACTCCGTGAAggtgagggggtgtggggagggactCTCCCAGAAGGTGCAGTGAACCCGCGGAGGTCCGCCAGCCCACAGGGCACgtgcggggtgtgtgtgtgtgtgtgaccattCCCAGGGAGAGCACAGGGTGAGGCTGCATGGGAGTGCATGGGAATGGCAGGGTCAGCCTATGTCCCCACCATCTCCAAGAAGTTCTCCTTCCCAGCCTAATTAGGGAAATTATATCCTCCACACACTTTGGATTCACACCTCAAGTCTGGTCCAAAAGAATCAAAACGTATTCCCAGGCTGCTCATCCCTGATGGGGTGTGAGGCCAGTGAAGGGGCCaaagcagagggaggacaagGCCTGGGGTCTCCTGAGAGGCTGAGGAAGGAGATGCAGGCCCCAGGAGGGAAGGGTCCACGGGGCCCGGTCCTGCTCAGGCTCCAGGGAATGGGGAGGGTGAAGGGCAGGTGGAGACTGCCCTGGGCAGGGACCAGCCAGGGGGCCACCTGAGTCCCTGGCTCTCGCCAGGACCTGGGCCTGATCGCACACTCCATCTCTTCTCCCCAGTCCAGGGACCGGAAGGTGGTGGGTGACCTGACTGGGGCCCAGACTTATGCCTCCACCGCCAAGTGCCTCAACATCTGGGCCCTGGTCTTGGGCCTCCTTCTGACCACTGGATCCATTGTTCTTCTGGTGTTTGTCTACGCTACAGCCTACAGTGTAGTTTTAAAGTCTATGCAGGAGAACAATGGGTACCACTAGGTGCTCATGGCAGGAGACCCAAGTCCTCCACCGTGCGCTGCTGGCCCTGTCCCTTAGCGTCCAGCCCTTTACATTAACACACTTGCCTGCCTACAGCTGAATTCAATAAAGTACACTTGCGTGTGACGGTGCTGTGACGTTCCCTGGGGTTGAGCGGCCCCTGCTGGAGTCCCTAGCCTACCCCTGAGACTGGGCCCACCTCCCCCCACaaccccccctcccttccccctccgcCAGCTGTGTGGCTCTGAGGGGCCAGGGCATGTCCTCAGGCTGTGCTGGTTTCTGGTCTCCTGCTGGGAGCAAGCACTGgaccagggtcctaggatggggGTCCCTGACCCAGGGACGTCCCGTGTCCAGAACACCCTTGGTCCCGAGGGTAAGGCCCCCTGACTCTCAGGTGTGTGGAAGCAGCGGTGCTGGGGGGAATGGGCAGCTCGGGTCCTCTGGGCAGGCCATGGGATTTTGTATCTGTGGGTGCAGCTGATGCAGACCCGcacctcccagcccctctggGCTGATCCAGACATTGCTGCATCCTGctgctgcctcccccagcccaccAGCTCTGTCCTTgctcctctgggggggggggggggggggggggggggacagccCATGAGtggcctgggggagggacagagcgcTCAACTGTGGACTGACTGCCAAAGCTGATCATCAGACCTGGTGGCCAAACCCCAGTGGACAGAAAGCTTGAGCGGAAGGACTACTCCCCCGACTCCACCCAAACCGAACTGGCCCTGCAGGGTGGAGCAGCTGCCCAGTGCCCCGGGAAGGGTCTCCCAGGCACCGGGGGCCCTGGGGCACTAGCTGTGAGCTCTTGCCAGAGCCTGGGCTGCCCTAGGGAGTGGGGGCCATCCTCAGCCCCATGCAGGAGGAGCTTGCCCCAGCAGGTGTTCCTGTCTGAGGCCCcagagggagtgggtggggggcacCCTCGACACAGTCACCCGGGAGAGGCTGGAGAAGTCCAGGCGGCCACAGGCGGGTATCAGGGTGGGAGCCCCTTATCCAGGGGCGCCTTGCCCTTTGGGGCACCCGGGCTTGCCTGGGTTCCAGCAGTGGGGCCAGGTCAGTCCTGGAGGCTCCCCTTCAAGTCAGCAACTGTCACGCTGGGTTCCACGTTCAGTCTGGGCACCCCACTCGGCAGATGGAGGGTGAGGGCCAGCCGTGTGATTCAGTACAGAGCAGGGTGACCTCCTCTGCCCCAGATGGATAGTGGACAGGCCCACCGGGAGACAGACCACTGCTAACACGGTGTGAAGGCCAGGTGGGCTGCTGTATGTCAGAAAAGCCGCAGGACCTGGCAGCAGAATTCTAGAGACATTTACAGCCTGTGTTCCAAGAGGCCAAACAGAAGCTCAGGCCAATGATGCTCTCAGCTTCTTCCCACCAAGGTAGCAAGGATGGgaaaccaggaccctgagacagTATCTGCATAGAAACGTGACCCTGAGCTCCACTGTGAACTGGTCTTAGACAAGATCCAatgaccaggggcacctgggtgg from Zalophus californianus isolate mZalCal1 chromosome 11, mZalCal1.pri.v2, whole genome shotgun sequence harbors:
- the LOC113915281 gene encoding interferon-induced transmembrane protein 1-like gives rise to the protein MVQQEPWGPVMGAPQGSAPVTTTVINIRSETAVRDHIVWSLFNTIFMNWCCLGFVAFAYSVKSRDRKVVGDLTGAQTYASTAKCLNIWALVLGLLLTTGSIVLLVFVYATAYSVVLKSMQENNGYH